Genomic window (Cenarchaeum symbiont of Oopsacas minuta):
TTTTTCAATATCTTCTTTATTGATTTTTTGCATAATGCTGTCTGTAGAAGTTATCATTGCCATCTTTATGTGAGCCGTCTCTGTTTTTTCATCTTTTTTTCTATTTGTGGCCGCGATTGCTAATGCAGCAGCATCACTCATGCTCATCTGAGAATCGTATTTTGTTTCCAAAAAGGCGTTAGCTTCTTGTGAACCTGCACCTATTGCGATTGCCGCATATGGAACATATGTTCCACTAGGATCAGTAACGTATACAGAGTTACCTTTTTGATCAACACCAGCTATAATGAGCGCTACACCGTACGGTCTTACACCAGAATATTGGGTAAACTGGTGGCACTGATCTGCAAGATATTTTGCAACAGTCTCTACCTCTACTGACTCGTCATAAGTAATCCTTGTTCCTTGAGAAAAGTATCTTGCATTATTTACTTGGATACGTGCATCTGGAATGTATCCTGCCGCAGCGATGCCTATGTGCTTGTCTACCTGGAATATTTTCTGTGTTACACCACTAGTTTGAAGCGCCTGTGGTGCCTCTTC
Coding sequences:
- a CDS encoding proteasome subunit alpha, translated to MASRGYDMTPTMYSPDGRIYQVEYAIETVNRGTLAIGLRCKDGVLVAVEEAPQALQTSGVTQKIFQVDKHIGIAAAGYIPDARIQVNNARYFSQGTRITYDESVEVETVAKYLADQCHQFTQYSGVRPYGVALIIAGVDQKGNSVYVTDPSGTYVPYAAIAIGAGSQEANAFLETKYDSQMSMSDAAALAIAATNRKKDEKTETAHIKMAMITSTDSIMQKINKEDIEKYSSIATDKFGNA